Proteins from one Cryptomeria japonica chromosome 4, Sugi_1.0, whole genome shotgun sequence genomic window:
- the LOC131046670 gene encoding putative disease resistance protein At5g47280, with translation MARIGNGDANQYSFHNTLLEKSIEDLKELLFHRDVSIIGVHGMGGGDKTTLALALCDDPHIKGCFANIVFITVSQSPNLKGILKILWEKIFGKNVAEFQNVEDARMELQQRFLRQSKPTLVVLDDVWSRADLEILLFEAPGYKTLITTRDTSTIPRNASTRLYQWPLLNKEDSLSLFCLSAFGQTSIPSTADANLVTEV, from the exons ATGGCTAGAATTGGAAATGGAGATGCAAACCAATATTCTTTTCATAATACTTTGCTTGAGAAATCAATAGAAGATTTGAAGGAGCTTTTGTTCCACAGAGACGTCTCCATTATTGGTGTGCATGGTATGGGCGGTGGTGACAAAACGACTTTGGCCTTGGCTTTATGTGATGATCCCCACATCAAAG GTTGTTTCGCAAATATAGTTTTCATCACTGTTTCACAATCCCCAAATCTGAAGGGAATTTTAAAGATTTTATGGGAGAAGATCTTTGGGAAGAATGTAGCTGAGTTTCAGAATGTGGAAGATGCACGTATGGAGCTTCAGCAGCGGTTTTTAAGGCAGTCTAAACCAACTTTGGTGGTGTTGGATGATGTTTGGTCCAGAGCTGATTTGGAAATATTACTATTTGAAGCTCCAGGATACAAAACCCTCATCACAACCAGAGATACTTCTACCATCCCCAGAAACGCATCTACTCGGCTGTATCAATGGCCATTGTTAAACAAAGAGGATTCTCTCTCACTTTTCTGCTTATCGGCATTTGGACAGACATCAATTCCAAGTACGGCAGATGCAAATCTAGTCACAGAGGTATAG